In Antedon mediterranea chromosome 10, ecAntMedi1.1, whole genome shotgun sequence, one genomic interval encodes:
- the LOC140060197 gene encoding netrin receptor UNC5B-a-like produces MMHKQCNLECAEGIGKLELGKFTNRQKVDSYGACLTLLNTGVKLIIPPKAIPEGDVVEIGLDVNSNYSNVPHQDSTEGCIAPIITCLPNRYKFQGRVLIMFPHSVKQEDCPLQLYSSHAEPDEDKDWEEVKHNQDDDSTSPILFLKKKYGYLFVNSFTDYVIIPEPGKEICVKLMRIVVYANELADFQDFQEVHICCHGERDDLTTKVEREQKKEGRHQMTHKLNVELFRCDSSVKVNITAEDGWIRKTKKKEQTIKSLYRRDCGSCQYTFKNDDNLTVFHCQISVQQDGFDEVELEFTNRLKKPNLPTTQSSNVRPTIQASNVRPTVQASNVRPTTQTSLPIEPLSSLSLDRGDSGFAFQSECSLSQMPSSSRYNEESFCPSNTHIYYDKVPSQISSSHSDNVLPLVAPVLSPVKIPNSLRSKLCALLNPAVTDGNDWRKLASVIDHEDLIRLCERFPSPTECVIQAWEAKDEHLEKLVEHLKTCKRFGAAKLVEDYIKETNQNSNQLANTSTTMS; encoded by the exons ATGATGCACAAGCAATGTAATCTTGAGTGTGCAGAAGGAATTGGTAAACTTGAGTTGGGCAAATTCACCAATAGGCAAAAAGTGGATTCCTATGGCGCATGTCTGACTCTTTTGAATACTGGGGTTAAATTAATAATTCCACCTAAGGCCATACCAGAAGGAGATGTTGTAGAAATCGGATTGGATGTTAACTCGAATTATTCTAATGTGCCACATCAAGATTCAACTGAAGGATGCATTGCTCCAATTATCACATGTCTTCCAAATCGTTATAAGTTTCAAGGACGTGTTTTGATTATGTTTCCTCATTCTGTAAAACAGGAAGACTGCCCTCTTCAGCTTTATTCAAGTCATGCTGAACCTG ATGAAGATAAAGATTGGGAGGAAGTGAAACACAACCAAGACGATGATTCAACATCTCCAATACTCTTTCTCAAGAAGAAATATGGATACCTATTTGTAAACAGTTTTACTGACTATGTTATAATCCCAGAACCAGGAAAAGAAATTTGTGTTAAACTTATGCGAATCGTAGTTTACGCAAATGAACTTGCTGACTTTCAGGATTTCCAGGAAGTTCACATTTGTTGTCATGGTGAAAGAGATGACCTTACAACA AAAGTTGAAAGAGAACAGAAAAAAGAAGGCAGACATCAGATGACTCACAAGTTAAATGTTGAGCTTTTCAGATGTGATTCAAGTGTAAAAGTTAATATAACAGCTGAAGATGGTTGGATTAGGAAAACCAAAAAAAAGGAACAG aCTATAAAAAGCCTGTATAGGAGAGATTGTGGTAGCTGCCAATACACGTTTAAGAATGATGATAATTTGACTGTGTTTCATTGTCAAATATCTGTTCAACAAGATGGCTTTGATGAAGTTGAACTAGAATTCACAAATAGACTCAAA AAACCCAATTTACCAACTACACAGTCTTCAAACGTCAGACCAACTATACAAGCTTCGAACGTCCGACCAACTGTACAAGCTTCAAATGTCAGACCAACTACACAGACATCCTTACCAATCGAACCACTAAGTAGCCTTTCTCTTGATAGAGGAGACAGTGGCTTTGCCTTTCAGAGTGAATGTTCTCTTAGTCAGATGCCATCATCATCTCGGTATAATGAAGAATCCTTCTGTCCTTCTAATACTCATATTTATTATGATAAAGTTCCAAGTCAAATATCTTCATCACATAGTGACAATGTTCTACCTCTAGTGGCACCAGTATTATCTCCTGTGAAAATTCCCAATTCACTTCGTTCAAAATTGTGTGCTTTACTAAATCCAGCAGTTACAGATGGAAATGATTGGAGAAAGCTTGCAAGTGTAATTGATCATGAAGATCTCATTAGATTATGTGAGAGATTTCCATCACCAACTGAATGCGTGATACAAGCATGGGAAGCGAAAGATGAACATCTTGAAAAACTAGttgaacatttaaaaacatgtaAACGATTTGGTGCTGCCAAATTGGTTGAGGATTATATTAAGGAAACAAACCAAAACTCAAATCAGCTTGCCAATACCTCGACCACAATGTCATAG